One Brassica napus cultivar Da-Ae chromosome C4, Da-Ae, whole genome shotgun sequence genomic region harbors:
- the LOC125575548 gene encoding disease resistance-like protein DSC2 has translation MINKIASDVTAVLGFTPSKDFDDFIGIGARIIEIKSKLILQSEEVKVIGVVGPPGIGKTTIARVLFNQLSPGFPFSTFLENIRGSYEKPCGNDYQVKLCLQKKLLSQIFNQRDIEVRHLGVAQEMMSDKKVLVVLDEVGSWWQLAATADQRGWLDPRSIIIITTEDKKLLKALGLGINHIYQMEFPTSSESLQIFCQYAFGQTSPYYGFESLAWEVTSLSGDLPLGLRVMGSYLRGMSRDYWIDALPRLRSSLDTEIESTLRFSYDVLSDKDKALFLHIACFFVGFGEDFIKRCLEKSGLDVNHGLQVLANKTLISIENRYVKMHCLLQQMGREIVKKESSEEPGDRQFLMDTMEISDVLEEDTEFFFYICSLLFPWFIR, from the coding sequence ATGATCAACAAAATTGCCTCAGATGTTACGGCTGTGTTGGGTTTTACACCATCAAAAGACTTTGATGACTTTATTGGCATAGGAGCTCGTATCATAGAGATAAAGTCTAAGTTGATCCTACAATCAGAAGAAGTTAAGGTGATTGGGGTTGTGGGTCCTCCCGGGATTGGTAAGACGACCATTGCCAGAGTTTTATTCAATCAACTCTCTCCTGGTTTTCCATTCAGCACGTTCTTGGAGAATATAAGAGGAAGTTACGAGAAGCCTTGTGGTAACGACTATCAGGTCAAGTTgtgtttgcaaaaaaaattgttgtctCAAATATTCAACCAAAGGGATATTGAGGTTCGCCACTTAGGAGTGGCCCAAGAAATGATGAGTGACAAAAAAGTGTTGGTTGTTCTTGATGAAGTGGGTAGCTGGTGGCAACTAGCGGCAACGGCTGACCAGCGTGGATGGCTCGATCCCAGAAGTATAATTATTATTACAACTGAAGATAAAAAACTTCTCAAGGCACTCGGACTCGGGATCAATCATATCTACCAGATGGAATTTCCAACTTCAAGTGAGTCTCTGCAGATCTTCTGCCAATATGCTTTCGGTCAAACGTCTCCATATTACGGTTTTGAAAGCCTTGCTTGGGAAGTTACTAGTCTTTCTGGTGATCTTCCTCTAGGACTGAGAGTCATGGGATCGTATCTACGAGGAATGTCCAGGGACTACTGGATAGACGCACTACCAAGGCTCAGGTCTAGCCTTGACACAGAAATTGAATCAACTTTAAGATTTAGCTACGACGTCCTAAGTGATAAAGATAAAGCTCTTTTCCTGCATATTGCATGTTTCTTTGTTGGTTTCGGGGAAGATTTCATTAAGAGATGTCTTGAAAAAAGTGGTTTGGACGTCAACCATGGGCTTCAAGTCTTAGCTAATAAAACTCTTATATCTATAGAGAACAGATACGTAAAAATGCATTGTTTACTGCAACAAATGGGTAGAGAAATTGTCAAGAAAGAGTCTTCAGAGGAGCCTGGAGATCGACAATTCTTGATGGATACCATGGAGATTTCTGATGTCCTTGAAGAAGatactgagttttttttttacatctgcAGTCTTCTGTTTCCTTGGTTTATAAGGTGA
- the LOC125585591 gene encoding uncharacterized protein LOC125585591 isoform X1, with protein MNIFRLAEPSSRDKRHTSPRQGKKHSQKLRSPTPRSSSEFSSCHCESLSENKLHQDPAHQGTGIPMKSLLAQEMSKQKESKKRSPSIIARLMGLDVLPSPQSSSHRQHKSVENQKKQGRSGEGSSYKSLARSSKGGEPKFKDVFEVLDAKKSASNRNLYHQGKVNAANLTQAEMGFIRQKFMEAKRLSTDDKLRHSKEFNDALEALDSNKDLLLKFLQQPDSLFTKHLHDLQTTPHKKSPNSQRHVDSHSHRHGGGGCHSHSHTRHSSYDTLDLQPTNIVVLKPNLGELRYAGRVFASPSSSSDEFRADRRLPCTSNHSRQSSRDSGEFSKIMCRQRKASRGNGSSSVTSFETSGFKGYAGDESSSGSDSASESELVPVTSRTRTAFNRKNYHRSSPSKSSTTSSVTREAKRRLSERWKLTHKYEQEIEIRTSGTLAEMLAASDREARPASFNGLVFEEGISKRVEWTELPEPVGISSRDGWKGLSSRSFSKSKTIMNQESTYGYTIVLPKELNYRDGLVKGSSSHRGESQSYLSSKSSRLASYKSHSSYNSSPEVNMSPSLARFLYMNDNVHQKEKLSPSKGRYSFSVDTEDDSSASDDMKTAMSSEAPDLSTVTSLTDPDISRMPTEDVNHSLVPEPQSRESSKEGDQPSPVSVLEASYDDDVSSSSECFESVSAELQGLRKQLQLLKLESAAYNEGGMLVSSDEDGTDQEDSSTITDEALISQEVRCEEDWKSLYLVDLLANSRFSDSDHTTVMETPVDPSLFEDLEKKYSSVKTSTRMDRKFLFDQISRELMQILKQFSDPHPWVKPTRVCPKWDSNTIQETLRDLVTRKYGKPSEDDVEGEELQWLRLEDDIEIIGREIEEMLRDELLAELVIDAIF; from the exons atgaacatatttCGACTCGCCGAGCCGAGTTCTCGAGATAAACGGCACACATCTCCTCGCCAAg GAAAGAAACATAGTCAGAAACTCAGGTCTCCAACTCCAAGGTCATCTTCTGAGTTTAGTTCTTGCCATTGTGAATCTCTAAGTGAAAACAAG TTGCATCAAGATCCTGCTCATCAAGGCACTGGAATACCAATGAAGAGTTTGTTAGCACAAGAAATGTCAAAGCAGAAAGAATCTAAAAAGAGATCACCAAGCATTATAGCAAGACTGATGGGTCTTGATGTCTTGCCATCGCCTCAGAGTTCTTCTCATAGGCAACACAAGTCTGTGGAGAATCAGAAGAAGCAAGGTAGGAGTGGTGAAGGCAGTTCTTATAAATCTCTAGCAAGGAGCTCAAAGGGTGGTGAGCCAAAGTTTAAAGATGTTTTCGAAGTTTTGGATGCTAAAAAGTCAGCGAGCAATAGAAACTTGTATCACCAAGGGAAGGTGAATGCTGCTAATCTCACCCAGGCAGAGATGGGTTTTATAAGGCAGAAGTTCATGGAGGCTAAGCGGTTATCAACGGATGATAAGCTTCGTCATTCTAAAGAGTTTAATGATGCGCTTGAGGCTCTAGACTCTAACAAAGACCTCCTACTGAAGTTCCTTCAGCAACCAGATTCATTGTTCACTAAACATCTGCATGATCTTCAAACCACACCTCACAAGAAGTCTCCAAACAGCCAGAGACATGTTGATAGTCACAGTCATCGgcatggtggtggtggttgtcATAGCCATTCTCATACTAGGCATTCTTCTTATGACACACTTGATTTACAGCCAACCAATATTGTTGTTCTGAAACCTAACCTCGGTGAGCTACGTTATGCTGGTAGAGTATTTGCATCGCCAAGCTCTTCTTCCGATGAGTTCAGAGCAGATCGTAGGCTTCCATGCACCAGCAATCATAGCAGGCAGAGTTCTAGAGACTCCGGAGAGTTTTCCAAAATAATGTGTAGGCAAAGGAAGGCGAGCCGTGGTAATGGTAGTAGTAGTGTCACGAGCTTTGAGACATCAGGATTCAAAGGTTACGCAGGTGATGAAAGCTCATCAGGGAGTGATTCCGCAAGTGAATCAGAGCTAGTGCCAGTTacttcaagaacaagaaccGCCTTTAACCGTAAGAACTATCATCGATCTTCGCCTTCCAAGTCATCAACAACATCATCTGTGACCCGGGAAGCCAAGAGGAGATTGTCAGAGAGATGGAAGCTGACACACAAGTATGAGCAAGAGATAGAAATTCGTACAAGCGGGACATTAGCTGAAATGCTTGCAGCTTCAGATAGGGAGGCAAGGCCAGCAAGTTTTAATGGACTCGTTTTCGAAGAGGGGATTAGTAAAAGAGTTGAGTGGACTGAATTGCCAGAACCGGTTGGAATCAGCAGTAGGGATGGTTGGAAAGGATTATCTTCAAGAAGTTTCTCAAAATCCAAAACTATCATGAACCAAGAAAGCACTTATGGTTATACGATAGTGCTTCCTAAGGAGTTGAACTATCGAGATGGATTAGTGAAGGGGAGCTCTTCTCATCGCGGCGAGTCCCAGTCTTACTTGTCAAGCAAATCTTCTAGACTTGCTAGTTATAAATCTCATTCATCATATAATAGTTCACCCGAGGTCAACATGAGCCCAAGTTTAGCCAGATTCCTTTATATGAACGACAATGTTCATCAAAAAGAGAAGCTCTCTCCTTCTAAAGGACGTTACAGTTTCTCAGTAGACACTGAGGATGATAGTTCGGCTTCTGATGATATGAAGACGGCAATGTCTTCTGAAGCTCCGGATTTGTCAACTGTCACCTCGTTAACTGACCCT GATATCTCAAGGATGCCAACTGAGGATGTGAATCATTCTTTGGTTCCTGAGCCACAGTCTCGTGAAAGCTCAAAGGAAGGAGATCAACCAAGTCCGGTTTCAGTTCTAGAAGCTTCTTACGATGATGATGTTTCATCTAGTTCTGAATGCTTTGAGAGTGTTAGTGCTGAACTCCAAG GACTCAGGAAGCAACTACAGCTCCTCAAACTAGAGTCAGCTGCTTACAATGAAGGTGGCATGCTCGTTTCAAGTGATGAAGACGGCACAGATCAGGAGGATTCATCAACCATAACTGATGAGGCTTTGATTAGCCAGGAGGTCAGATGCGAAGAAGACTGGAAGTCACTATACTTAGTTGATCTCCTAGCCAACTCCAGGTTCAGTGATTCAGACCACACCACTGTCATGGAAACACCTGTAGATCCATCCTTGTTTGAGGATCTTGAGAAGAAGTACTCCAGCGTGAAAACCTCCACCCGGATGGACAGAAAGTTCCTTTTTGATCAGATCAGTAGAGAGCTCATGCAGATATTAAAGCAGTTTTCGGATCCACACCCTTGGGTCAAACCCACAAGGGTCTGCCCGAAATGGGATTCAAACACGATACAAGAAACTCTGCGAGATTTGGTGACAAGAAAATACGGTAAGCCAAGCGAAGATGATGTGGAGGGGGAGGAGTTGCAGTGGCTGAGGTTAGAAGATGACATTGAAATCATAGGTAGAGAGATTGAGGAAATGCTGAGAGATGAACTCTTAGCAGAGCTTGTAATAGATGCAATCTTCTAg
- the LOC125575704 gene encoding disease resistance-like protein DSC2: MPHSKFEKLWEGIKPLHCLKLMDLSYSKSLKKIPDLSKATSLEELNLSYCKSLLELTSSIGNATKLTIFYLRGCLLLKELPSSIGRLINIVKLDLRDTAIEKMPSSFSTWSWLYRLDITGCTNIIDFPDVPDSIVELVLSCTGIEEVPPLIVNLFRLRKLFMYGCKKLKSISPNISKLENLELLALCNRVGNYDQTSRFTTFFRYVYRRRLFHLQYH, from the exons ATGCCACATAGCAAATTTGAGAAGCTCTGGGAGGGAATCAAA cCTCTCCATTGCCTCAAGCTGATGGATTTGAGTTACTCCAAGTCTCTGAAAAAGATTCCAGATCTCTCAAAAGCAACTAGTCTCGAGGAATTAAATCTCAGTTACTGCAAAAGTTTGTTAGAGCTCACAAGCTCTATTGGCAATGCCACTAAGCTTACAATCTTCTACCTTAGGGGTTGTTTGCTTTTGAAGGAGCTCCCCTCTTCTATCGGCAGGTTAATCAATATAGTGAAATTAGATCTGAGAGATACTGCGATAGAGAAAATGCCATCATCATTCAGCACTTGGTCTTGGCTTTATCGATTGGATATTACAGGGTGTACAAACATCATCGACTTCCCAGATGTTCCTGA CAGCATTGTAGAGTTGGTGTTGAGCTGTACAGGGATAGAGGAGGTTCCTCCATTGATTGTGAATCTATTTCGTCTGCGTAAACTATTTATGTATGGGTGCAAGAAGCTGAAATCTATATCTCCAAACATTTCTAAGCTGGAGAATCTTGAGTTACTTGCTCTGTGTAACCGTG TTGGGAATTACGATCAGACTTCAAGGTTCACTACATTTTTCCGATATGTCTACCGGAGAAGGCTCTTTCATCTCCAATATCATTAA
- the LOC125585592 gene encoding disease resistance-like protein DSC2: MASSSSLSHSWLYHVFLSFLGEDVRKGFLSHVRKGLESKGIIAFVDEEIKRGESVGPVLVGAIRQSRVSVVLLSPNYASSNWCLDELVEIMKCREEYQQTVMTIFYEVDPSDVRKQTGDFGKAFDATCVGKIEEVKQAWRQALTDVAGGYHTSN, from the coding sequence atggcttcttcttcatctctatCTCACAGTTGGTTGTATCACGTCTTCCTGAGCTTCCTTGGAGAAGACGTGCGCAAAGGCTTTCTTAGTCACGTTCGGAAAGGGCTCGAAAGCAAGGGAATCATAGCTTTCGTTGATGAAGAGATCAAGAGAGGCGAATCTGTCGGTCCCGTACTTGTAGGAGCGATCAGACAATCAAGGGTTTCCGTTGTCTTGCTCTCCCCTAACTACGCTTCATCAAACTGGTGTCTGGACGAGTTGGTGGAAATCATGAAGTGCAGGGAAGAGTATCAACAGACAGTGATGACCATTTTCTACGAAGTGGATCCATCTGATGTTAGGAAGCAGACCGGAGATTTCGGGAAAGCCTTCGATGCAACCTGTGTGGGAAAAATAGAAGAGGTGAAGCAGGCATGGAGGCAAGCTTTGACGGATGTCGCGGGTGGTTACCACACTAGCAACTAG
- the LOC106440699 gene encoding UDP-glucuronic acid decarboxylase 1-like isoform X1, whose protein sequence is MKQLHKQMSSKRDDDTIPMSQSSPYSPKALKHPRSLPRSLHYLFREQRLLFILVGILIGSTFFILQPSLSRLAPAESTSLITRSVVDSNNYSPSKMSFNYGGGKTTGRVPVGIGGRRLRIVVTGGAGFVGSHLVDKLIGRGDEVIVIDNFFTGRKENLVHLFSNPRFELIRHDVVEPILLEVDQIYHLACPASPVHYKFNPVKTIKTNVMGTLNMLGLAKRVGARFLLTSTSEVYGDPLEHPQKETYWGNVNPIGERSCYDEGKRTAETLAMDYHRGAGVEVRIARIFNTYGPRMCLDDGRVVSNFVAQAIRKNPMTVYGDGKQTRSFQYVSDLVDGLVALMEHDHVGPFNLGNPGEFTMLELAEVCFTFTVVLYLQFGIIIYKKHSVLCMKRVQVVKEVIDPSATIEFKPNTADDPHKRKPDISKAKELLNWEPKISLRDGLPRMVSDFRNRILNEDEGKGL, encoded by the exons ATGAAGCAGCTTCACAAGCAAATGAGCTCGAAGCGCGACGACGACACAATCCCCATGAGCCAGTCGTCTCCTTACTCACCCAAGGCCTTAAAGCACCCCAGATCTCTCCCCAGATCGCTCCACTACCTCTTCCGCGAACAGAGGCTCCTCTTCATCCTCGTCGGGATCCTGATCGGATCAACCTTCTTCATCCTCCAGCCTTCTCTCTCCCGCTTAGCCCCCGCCGAGTCCACCTCCCTCATCACCAGATCCGTCGTCGACAGTAATAACTACTCGCCTTCCAAGATGAGTTTTAATTACGGCGGAGGTAAAACAACAGGTCGTGTTCCCGTCGGTATCGGAGGGCGGAGGCTGAGGATCGTGGTGACAGGTGGAGCTGGATTCGTCGGGAGCCATCTCGTTGATAAGCTTATCGGGAGGGGAGATGAGGTGATCGTGattgataacttcttcacggGGAGGAAGGAGAACTTGGTTCATCTGTTCTCGAATCCGAGGTTTGAGCTCATTCGTCACGATGTGGTTGAGCCGATTCTCCTCGAGGTTGATCAGATTTACCATTTAGCTTGCCCTGCCTCACCTGTTCATTACAAGTTTAATCCAGTCAAGACTATC AAGACAAATGTAATGGGAACGCTTAATATGTTGGGTCTTGCAAAGAGAGTTGGAGCAAGGTTTCTGCTCACTAGCACAAGTGAAGTCTATGGAGATCCTCTTGAGCATCCACAAAAGGAGACGTATTGGGGAAATGTGAACCCAATCG GTGAGAGGAGTTGCTACGATGAAGGAAAGCGTACTGCAGAAACACTGGCCATGGATTATCACCGAGGTGCAGGTGTGGAG GTAAGGATTGCTCGTATTTTCAACACGTACGGACCGCGAATGTGCCTCGATGATGGGCGTGTTGTTAGCAACTTCGTTGCCCAG GCCATCCGCAAAAACCCAATGACTGTTTATGGTGATGGAAAACAAACTCGAAGCTTTCAATATGTTTCTGACTTA gTGGATGGACTTGTAGCATTAATGGAACATGATCACGTAGGACCTTTCAATCTTGGTAACCCAGGAGAATTCACAATGCTTGAGCTTGCAGAGGTTTGTTTTACTTTTACAGTCGTCCTTTATCTTCAATTTGGGATCATTATTTACAAGAAACACTCAGTTCTGTGTATGAAACGTGTGCAGGTGGTTAAGGAGGTGATTGATCCGAGTGCGACCATAGAGTTCAAACCGAACACAGCGGATGATCCACACAAGAGGAAACCAGACATAAGCAAGGCAAAGGAGCTTCTGAACTGGGAACCAAAGATCTCTCTGCGTGATGGTCTCCCTCGTATGGTGAGTGACTTCCGTAACCGAATCTTGAACGAAGATGAAGGCAAAGGTCTCTAA
- the LOC106440699 gene encoding UDP-glucuronic acid decarboxylase 1-like isoform X2 — protein MKQLHKQMSSKRDDDTIPMSQSSPYSPKALKHPRSLPRSLHYLFREQRLLFILVGILIGSTFFILQPSLSRLAPAESTSLITRSVVDSNNYSPSKMSFNYGGGKTTGRVPVGIGGRRLRIVVTGGAGFVGSHLVDKLIGRGDEVIVIDNFFTGRKENLVHLFSNPRFELIRHDVVEPILLEVDQIYHLACPASPVHYKFNPVKTIKTNVMGTLNMLGLAKRVGARFLLTSTSEVYGDPLEHPQKETYWGNVNPIGERSCYDEGKRTAETLAMDYHRGAGVEVRIARIFNTYGPRMCLDDGRVVSNFVAQAIRKNPMTVYGDGKQTRSFQYVSDLVDGLVALMEHDHVGPFNLGNPGEFTMLELAEVVKEVIDPSATIEFKPNTADDPHKRKPDISKAKELLNWEPKISLRDGLPRMVSDFRNRILNEDEGKGL, from the exons ATGAAGCAGCTTCACAAGCAAATGAGCTCGAAGCGCGACGACGACACAATCCCCATGAGCCAGTCGTCTCCTTACTCACCCAAGGCCTTAAAGCACCCCAGATCTCTCCCCAGATCGCTCCACTACCTCTTCCGCGAACAGAGGCTCCTCTTCATCCTCGTCGGGATCCTGATCGGATCAACCTTCTTCATCCTCCAGCCTTCTCTCTCCCGCTTAGCCCCCGCCGAGTCCACCTCCCTCATCACCAGATCCGTCGTCGACAGTAATAACTACTCGCCTTCCAAGATGAGTTTTAATTACGGCGGAGGTAAAACAACAGGTCGTGTTCCCGTCGGTATCGGAGGGCGGAGGCTGAGGATCGTGGTGACAGGTGGAGCTGGATTCGTCGGGAGCCATCTCGTTGATAAGCTTATCGGGAGGGGAGATGAGGTGATCGTGattgataacttcttcacggGGAGGAAGGAGAACTTGGTTCATCTGTTCTCGAATCCGAGGTTTGAGCTCATTCGTCACGATGTGGTTGAGCCGATTCTCCTCGAGGTTGATCAGATTTACCATTTAGCTTGCCCTGCCTCACCTGTTCATTACAAGTTTAATCCAGTCAAGACTATC AAGACAAATGTAATGGGAACGCTTAATATGTTGGGTCTTGCAAAGAGAGTTGGAGCAAGGTTTCTGCTCACTAGCACAAGTGAAGTCTATGGAGATCCTCTTGAGCATCCACAAAAGGAGACGTATTGGGGAAATGTGAACCCAATCG GTGAGAGGAGTTGCTACGATGAAGGAAAGCGTACTGCAGAAACACTGGCCATGGATTATCACCGAGGTGCAGGTGTGGAG GTAAGGATTGCTCGTATTTTCAACACGTACGGACCGCGAATGTGCCTCGATGATGGGCGTGTTGTTAGCAACTTCGTTGCCCAG GCCATCCGCAAAAACCCAATGACTGTTTATGGTGATGGAAAACAAACTCGAAGCTTTCAATATGTTTCTGACTTA gTGGATGGACTTGTAGCATTAATGGAACATGATCACGTAGGACCTTTCAATCTTGGTAACCCAGGAGAATTCACAATGCTTGAGCTTGCAGAG GTGGTTAAGGAGGTGATTGATCCGAGTGCGACCATAGAGTTCAAACCGAACACAGCGGATGATCCACACAAGAGGAAACCAGACATAAGCAAGGCAAAGGAGCTTCTGAACTGGGAACCAAAGATCTCTCTGCGTGATGGTCTCCCTCGTATGGTGAGTGACTTCCGTAACCGAATCTTGAACGAAGATGAAGGCAAAGGTCTCTAA
- the LOC125585591 gene encoding uncharacterized protein LOC125585591 isoform X2 encodes MKSLLAQEMSKQKESKKRSPSIIARLMGLDVLPSPQSSSHRQHKSVENQKKQGRSGEGSSYKSLARSSKGGEPKFKDVFEVLDAKKSASNRNLYHQGKVNAANLTQAEMGFIRQKFMEAKRLSTDDKLRHSKEFNDALEALDSNKDLLLKFLQQPDSLFTKHLHDLQTTPHKKSPNSQRHVDSHSHRHGGGGCHSHSHTRHSSYDTLDLQPTNIVVLKPNLGELRYAGRVFASPSSSSDEFRADRRLPCTSNHSRQSSRDSGEFSKIMCRQRKASRGNGSSSVTSFETSGFKGYAGDESSSGSDSASESELVPVTSRTRTAFNRKNYHRSSPSKSSTTSSVTREAKRRLSERWKLTHKYEQEIEIRTSGTLAEMLAASDREARPASFNGLVFEEGISKRVEWTELPEPVGISSRDGWKGLSSRSFSKSKTIMNQESTYGYTIVLPKELNYRDGLVKGSSSHRGESQSYLSSKSSRLASYKSHSSYNSSPEVNMSPSLARFLYMNDNVHQKEKLSPSKGRYSFSVDTEDDSSASDDMKTAMSSEAPDLSTVTSLTDPDISRMPTEDVNHSLVPEPQSRESSKEGDQPSPVSVLEASYDDDVSSSSECFESVSAELQGLRKQLQLLKLESAAYNEGGMLVSSDEDGTDQEDSSTITDEALISQEVRCEEDWKSLYLVDLLANSRFSDSDHTTVMETPVDPSLFEDLEKKYSSVKTSTRMDRKFLFDQISRELMQILKQFSDPHPWVKPTRVCPKWDSNTIQETLRDLVTRKYGKPSEDDVEGEELQWLRLEDDIEIIGREIEEMLRDELLAELVIDAIF; translated from the exons ATGAAGAGTTTGTTAGCACAAGAAATGTCAAAGCAGAAAGAATCTAAAAAGAGATCACCAAGCATTATAGCAAGACTGATGGGTCTTGATGTCTTGCCATCGCCTCAGAGTTCTTCTCATAGGCAACACAAGTCTGTGGAGAATCAGAAGAAGCAAGGTAGGAGTGGTGAAGGCAGTTCTTATAAATCTCTAGCAAGGAGCTCAAAGGGTGGTGAGCCAAAGTTTAAAGATGTTTTCGAAGTTTTGGATGCTAAAAAGTCAGCGAGCAATAGAAACTTGTATCACCAAGGGAAGGTGAATGCTGCTAATCTCACCCAGGCAGAGATGGGTTTTATAAGGCAGAAGTTCATGGAGGCTAAGCGGTTATCAACGGATGATAAGCTTCGTCATTCTAAAGAGTTTAATGATGCGCTTGAGGCTCTAGACTCTAACAAAGACCTCCTACTGAAGTTCCTTCAGCAACCAGATTCATTGTTCACTAAACATCTGCATGATCTTCAAACCACACCTCACAAGAAGTCTCCAAACAGCCAGAGACATGTTGATAGTCACAGTCATCGgcatggtggtggtggttgtcATAGCCATTCTCATACTAGGCATTCTTCTTATGACACACTTGATTTACAGCCAACCAATATTGTTGTTCTGAAACCTAACCTCGGTGAGCTACGTTATGCTGGTAGAGTATTTGCATCGCCAAGCTCTTCTTCCGATGAGTTCAGAGCAGATCGTAGGCTTCCATGCACCAGCAATCATAGCAGGCAGAGTTCTAGAGACTCCGGAGAGTTTTCCAAAATAATGTGTAGGCAAAGGAAGGCGAGCCGTGGTAATGGTAGTAGTAGTGTCACGAGCTTTGAGACATCAGGATTCAAAGGTTACGCAGGTGATGAAAGCTCATCAGGGAGTGATTCCGCAAGTGAATCAGAGCTAGTGCCAGTTacttcaagaacaagaaccGCCTTTAACCGTAAGAACTATCATCGATCTTCGCCTTCCAAGTCATCAACAACATCATCTGTGACCCGGGAAGCCAAGAGGAGATTGTCAGAGAGATGGAAGCTGACACACAAGTATGAGCAAGAGATAGAAATTCGTACAAGCGGGACATTAGCTGAAATGCTTGCAGCTTCAGATAGGGAGGCAAGGCCAGCAAGTTTTAATGGACTCGTTTTCGAAGAGGGGATTAGTAAAAGAGTTGAGTGGACTGAATTGCCAGAACCGGTTGGAATCAGCAGTAGGGATGGTTGGAAAGGATTATCTTCAAGAAGTTTCTCAAAATCCAAAACTATCATGAACCAAGAAAGCACTTATGGTTATACGATAGTGCTTCCTAAGGAGTTGAACTATCGAGATGGATTAGTGAAGGGGAGCTCTTCTCATCGCGGCGAGTCCCAGTCTTACTTGTCAAGCAAATCTTCTAGACTTGCTAGTTATAAATCTCATTCATCATATAATAGTTCACCCGAGGTCAACATGAGCCCAAGTTTAGCCAGATTCCTTTATATGAACGACAATGTTCATCAAAAAGAGAAGCTCTCTCCTTCTAAAGGACGTTACAGTTTCTCAGTAGACACTGAGGATGATAGTTCGGCTTCTGATGATATGAAGACGGCAATGTCTTCTGAAGCTCCGGATTTGTCAACTGTCACCTCGTTAACTGACCCT GATATCTCAAGGATGCCAACTGAGGATGTGAATCATTCTTTGGTTCCTGAGCCACAGTCTCGTGAAAGCTCAAAGGAAGGAGATCAACCAAGTCCGGTTTCAGTTCTAGAAGCTTCTTACGATGATGATGTTTCATCTAGTTCTGAATGCTTTGAGAGTGTTAGTGCTGAACTCCAAG GACTCAGGAAGCAACTACAGCTCCTCAAACTAGAGTCAGCTGCTTACAATGAAGGTGGCATGCTCGTTTCAAGTGATGAAGACGGCACAGATCAGGAGGATTCATCAACCATAACTGATGAGGCTTTGATTAGCCAGGAGGTCAGATGCGAAGAAGACTGGAAGTCACTATACTTAGTTGATCTCCTAGCCAACTCCAGGTTCAGTGATTCAGACCACACCACTGTCATGGAAACACCTGTAGATCCATCCTTGTTTGAGGATCTTGAGAAGAAGTACTCCAGCGTGAAAACCTCCACCCGGATGGACAGAAAGTTCCTTTTTGATCAGATCAGTAGAGAGCTCATGCAGATATTAAAGCAGTTTTCGGATCCACACCCTTGGGTCAAACCCACAAGGGTCTGCCCGAAATGGGATTCAAACACGATACAAGAAACTCTGCGAGATTTGGTGACAAGAAAATACGGTAAGCCAAGCGAAGATGATGTGGAGGGGGAGGAGTTGCAGTGGCTGAGGTTAGAAGATGACATTGAAATCATAGGTAGAGAGATTGAGGAAATGCTGAGAGATGAACTCTTAGCAGAGCTTGTAATAGATGCAATCTTCTAg